One Streptomyces sp. 840.1 genomic window, CGCGTACGCGCAGTGGGAGCAGTTCGCCCGTGACCTGCTCGCCCAGGAGGGCCCCACGGTCGACCCGATCTACTGAGACACTCCCCCCATCCCGTCGCTACCCCCACGCGTACAGGCGCCCCCCGGCCGTGTCGGCCGGGGGGCGCCGTCGTACGTGCGGCCAGGGGCCCTCAGACCCGGGAGCCCACCGCGAGTTCCCGCCGGGCCCGTGCCGCGGCGCCGACCGGCACGGCGTCGGCGCCCAGGCCGGACCGGACCAGCCGGACGGGGTGACCGCTCACCGGCGGTTCCTCGGCCAGCGACGCGCGGACGACCGGGCCCAGCAGCGGCCAGGCGTGGCTGACCCCGCCGCCCACGACCACCGTGGTGATGTCGACGACGCCCGCCGTCATCACGATGGCCCGCGCGATGCCCGCACCGGCGGCCCGGTACACCGCGAGGGCGTCCTCGTCGCCGCGCTCCGCCGCCCCCGCGACCTCGCGGGCGGTCAGCCGCCGGCCGGTGCGCTCCGTGTAGCGGGCGCCGATGGAGCGGCCGGCGGCCAGGGTCTCCAGGTGTCCTCGTCCGCCGCACGAGCAGAGCAGGTCGCCGAAGCCGGGGATGTGCCCGATCTCGCCGGCCGCGCCGTGCGGGCCGGTGAACAGCCTGCCGCCGCTCCACAACGCGCCGCCGACACCCGTGCCGAGGGTGATCCCGAGTACGTCCGGCTCGTCCCGGACCGCGCCGGACGACGTCTCCCCGGACAGGAAGGCGTTGACGTCGTTGTCCAGGAAGGCCTGGACTCCCAGCGCGTCCTGGACGGCGTCCGTCACCCCGAAACCGGCCCAGCCGGTGAAGGAGTCGCTGGCCACCAGGATGTGACCGGTGGCGGAGTCCACGACGCCCGCGGCGCCGACCCCGCAGCCGGCGAGCCGGCCGGGGGTGCGCTCCAGCAGCGGGGTCAGCGCGTCCAGCGCCGCGCGGATCATGGCCGGGCCGCCGTGGGCGGCCGGGGTGGTCGTCCCGGCCCGGTCCAGGACGGTCAGGTCGTCGTCGCACAGGACCACCTGTGTGGTGGTGCCGCCGATGTCCACGCCGGCGAAGAGCCTGCGGTCGTACGCGTTCATGCCCGGTCCTCCGTTCGGACGGCCGAGAGTGCGGCCAGGCGCTCGGCCCTGCGGCCGCGCTGGATCACCGGGTCGGGCACCGGTACGGCGGCCAGCAGGCCGCGCGTGTAGTCGGTCTCCGGGTGCAGGAGGGTCGCCCCGGTGGGGCCCTGCTCCTGGATTTGGCCGTTCCGCAGCACCACGACGCGCTGCGCGAAGTGCTGGACGACGGCCAGGTCGTGGGAGACGAAGAGGCAGGCGA contains:
- a CDS encoding ROK family protein, with translation MNAYDRRLFAGVDIGGTTTQVVLCDDDLTVLDRAGTTTPAAHGGPAMIRAALDALTPLLERTPGRLAGCGVGAAGVVDSATGHILVASDSFTGWAGFGVTDAVQDALGVQAFLDNDVNAFLSGETSSGAVRDEPDVLGITLGTGVGGALWSGGRLFTGPHGAAGEIGHIPGFGDLLCSCGGRGHLETLAAGRSIGARYTERTGRRLTAREVAGAAERGDEDALAVYRAAGAGIARAIVMTAGVVDITTVVVGGGVSHAWPLLGPVVRASLAEEPPVSGHPVRLVRSGLGADAVPVGAAARARRELAVGSRV